The following are from one region of the Fusarium keratoplasticum isolate Fu6.1 chromosome 4, whole genome shotgun sequence genome:
- a CDS encoding Protein AF-9-like protein: MAPQNQLGKRVKLTQVRRPFIVGSTAKPFSDTNPRPAGIPDIHTHSWQVFVKGLDDTDITYWLRRVQFKLHESIPNYVRMVEGEPGKPFVVNETGWGEFDITLKLYYVNDSGEKPQTLYHYLRLHPYGRNEEEKQAMVASNGEIRAWSYEEQLFNEPYETFYNILTQGAVPKGWKPSGGKGKGKTRLPPPPPADSNEVWERSAMIPAHNRPGQPFSLETEAAEIRKIADAQAQAEEMAKKILAELKSKEEMLAKLKAENQAAAAANKS; the protein is encoded by the exons ATGGCGCCGCAAAATCAACTAGGAAAGCGCGTCAAGCTGACACAGGTCCGACGACCCTTCATCGTGGGAAGCACCGCCAAGCCCTTCTCAGATACCAACCCGCGACCAGCAGGCATCCCCGACATCCACACACACTCCTGGCAGGTCTTTGTGAAGGGCCTCGACGATACAGACATTACATACTGGCTACGCCGCGTGCAATTCAAGCTCCACGAGTCGATCCCTAACTATGTGCGAA TGGTTGAAGGAGAGCCTGGAAAGCCATTTGTCGTCAACGAGACGGGATGGGGAGAATTCGACATCACTCTCAAGCTCTACTACGTTAACGACTCGGGCGAGAAACCCCAGACGCTGTACCACTACCTCCGCCTACATCCCTATGGGCggaacgaggaggagaagcaggccatggTCGCGTCAAACGGCGAAATCCGAGCATGGAGCTACGAAGAGCAGCTTTTCAACGAACCCTACGAGACATTCTACAACATCCTTACACAAGGCGCCGTGCCCAAGGGGTGGAAGCCGAGCggcggcaaaggcaaaggtAAGACGCGTCTACCGCCACCGCCTCCCGCCGATAGCAACGAGGTATGGGAGCGCTCAGCGATGATACCAGCGCATAACAGGCCAGGACAGcccttcagcctcgagaCGGAGGCAGCCGAGATCCGAAAAATAGCAGACGCCCAGGCGCAGGCGGAAGAAATGGCTAAGAAGATCCTggccgagctcaagagcaaggaggaaatgctggccaagctcaaggcggAGAaccaggctgctgctgccgcgAACAAGTCTTAG
- a CDS encoding Pre-mRNA-splicing factor SYF2, with protein MAPPAKKRRTEAVESSSAEEPETIEEIPAKGGETDDLSKPDDTTATESSTEKKDDAPAPDANPASKAKDRMARFKALQARAKTSAETNLKEATLESQRLATDPAQLTALHRKHAIASHKLLKADVEEAGEDFERKRAWDWTIDESEKWDKRLKKKAAHRDNNSFADQTQEANKIYKRQLRNINADMEKYEKDKQALIEKAAASGGLDIVETEDGELIAVDKDGSFYSTADSTTFSQNKPDKAAVDRLVADLQRAEEQRLKKRKERMAQNGDEGDVTYINEKNKQFNQKLSRFYNKYTAEIRDSFERGTMI; from the coding sequence ATGGCACCTCCAGCAAAGAAACGAAGAACAGAGGCGGTTGAATCGTCTTCTGCAGAAGAACCTGAGACTATTGAAGAAATCCCCGCCAAGGGAGGTGAGACTGACGACCTCTCCAAACCCGACGACACAACCGCCACCGAATCATCcaccgagaagaaggatgacgCGCCAGCTCCCGATGCCAACCCTGCTTCGAAAGCCAAGGATCGAATGGCCCGCTTCAAGGCGCTTCAGGCGCGAGCAAAGACTTCAGCGGAAACGAACCTGAAGGAGGCCACCCTCGAGTCTCAACGACTAGCCACCGATCCCGCGCAGCTCACTGCGCTGCACCGGAAACATGCCATCGCGTCGCACAAGCTGCTCAAGGCAGACGTGGAGGAAGCCGGTGAAGATTTCGAGCGCAAAAGAGCATGGGACTGGACCATCGATGAGAGCGAGAAGTGGGACAAGCGactcaagaagaaggcggctcATCGCGACAACAACTCCTTTGCAGACCAGACGCAGGAGGCCAACAAAATATACAAGCGACAGCTCAGAAATATCAACGCCGATATGGAAAAGTACGAAAAGGATAAGCAGGCCCTCATCGAGAAGGCGGCAGCATCGGGCGGCCTGGACATTGTCGAAACCGAGGACGGCGAGCTTATCGCTGTTGACAAGGACGGATCCTTCTATTCGACCGCAGACTCTACGACGTTTTCTCAAAATAAGCCGGACAAGGCGGCAGTCGACCGTCTCGTGGCGGATCTGCAGAGAGCCGAAGAGCAGCgactgaagaagagaaaggagaggATGGCACAGAATGGCGACGAAGGAGATGTCACGTACATCAACGAAAAGAACAAGCAGTTCAACCAGAAACTGTCTCGGTTCTATAACAAATACACTGCCGAGATCAGGGACAGCTTTGAACGAGGTACAATGATTTAG
- a CDS encoding Phospholipid-transporting ATPase, whose translation MAGRPPGGGFDGGSSNNNDNLLLDLDNDQPVYSGGQRSTLNDDDLMRFHEQNQDPQGRTSVSYDDFVGARDANRHAASRPAGGLDVPGAGSGNSPYLTRQYSQTSELGNYQRYADDFDDYPADGDSYYHQGSARADESTPGLGRNTARNRNSVLSLGGGFFGRVKNKLGMGQGYSEMDLPLTEPGHERGDSVGGSSQQHQAQKKGFDMGNFKFGFGRSKPDPSTLGPRLIYLNNPPANVANKYVDNHISTAKYNVATFLPKFLFEQFSKFANIFFLFTAALQQIPNLSPTNPYTTIAPLIVVLIISAVKELVEDYRRKQADNALNTSKAQVLRGSTFQETKWINVAVGDIIRVESEEPFPADLVLLASSEPEGLCYIETANLDGETNLKIKQALPETSTMVSPSELSRLGGRIKSEQPNSSLYTYEATLTMQTGGGEKELALNPEQLLLRGATLRNTPWVHGVVVFTGHETKLMRNATAAPIKRTKVERKLNWLVLLLVGILLVLSIVSTVGDLVQRKVDGPALQYLYLDSTSTAADVVKTFFKDMVTYWVLFSALVPISLFVTVELVKYWHGILINDDLDMYYDKTDTPATCRTSSLVEELGMVEYVFSDKTGTLTCNQMEFKQCSIAGVQYADDVPEDRRPTTIDGVEVGLFDYKALKSNLKDGHETAPAIDHFLSLLATCHTVIPEMDEKGNIKYQAASPDEGALVAGAVELGYKFTARKPKSVLIEANGQEFEYELLAVCEFNSTRKRMSTIYRCPDGKIRCYCKGADTVILERLNDQNPHVEVTLRHLEEYASEGLRTLCLAMREVPEQEFQEWFKIYDAAQMTVGGNRADEVDKASEIIEKDFFLLGATAIEDRLQDGVPETIHTLQQANIKVWVLTGDRQETAINIGMSCKLLSEDMMLLIVNEETAAATRDNIQKKMDAIRTQGDGTIETETLALIIDGKSLTYALEKDLEKLFLDLAVMCKAVICCRVSPLQKALVVKLVKKYQKESILLAIGDGANDVSMIQAAHIGIGISGEEGLQAARSADVAIAQFRYLRKLLLVHGAWSYQRVSKTILFSFYKNITLYMTQFWYTFQNVFSGQVIYESWTLSFYNVFYTVLPPLVLGILDQFISARLLDRYPQLYGMGQQNYFFKFKVFSQWIGNAIYHSIVLYIWGELFWYGDLILDDGTIAGHWVWGTALYGAVLLTVLGKAALVTSNWTKYHVIAIPGSMAFWYLFIAVYGIVAPMAGVSKEYHGVVPKLFANPVFWLQTLNLAVMCLLRDFVWKYAKRMYKPQTYHHIQEIQKYNIQDYRPRMEQFQKAIRKVRQVQRMRKQRGYAFSQADESQTRVLQAYDTTKHRGRYGEMASSRPSGR comes from the exons atggctgggCGACCGCCTGGAGGAGGCTTCGACGGAGGTTCCTCGAATAATAACGACAATCTCCtgctcgacctcgacaaTGACCAACCCGTCTACAGCGGTGGTCAGCGCTCCACCCTCAATGATGACGACCTGATGCGATTTCACGAACAGAACCAAGATCCCCAAGGACGGACTTCGGTGTCCTACGATGACTTTGTCGGCGCTCGAGATGCGAACCGGCATGCAGCCTCAAGGCCTGCTGGCGGGTTGGACGTGCCCGGAGCGGGCTCGGGTAACAGCCCTTACCTGACACGGCAATACAGCCAGACGTCGGAGCTGGGTAACTACCAGCGCTACGctgacgactttgacgatTATCCTGCCGATGGAGATTCATATTACCACCAGGGCAGCGCAAGAGCTGACGAGAGCACACCGGGCCTGGGCAGGAACACGGCGCGGAATAGGAACAGCGTCCTGAGCTTAGGCGGAGGCTTCTTTGGGAGGGTCAAGAACAAGCTGGGCATGGGCCAAGGATACTCGGAGATGGATCTGCCTCTGACGGAACCGGGCCATGAGCGAGGCGATTCTGTTGGTGGGAGCTcccagcagcatcaagctCAGAAGAAGGGCTTCGACATGGGCAACTTCAAGTTTGGCTTTGGACGATCCAAGCCCGACCCCTCGACTCTGGGCCCCCGACTCATCTACCTCAACAACCCGCCCGCCAACGTTGCCAACAAGTACGTCGACAACCACATCTCGACGGCAAAGTACAACGTCGCGACCTTCCTCCCCAAGTTCCTGTTTGAACAATTCTCAAAATTCGCaaacatcttcttcttgttcacAGCCGCGCTTCAGCAGATTCCCAATCTGTCACCCACAAACCCGTACACAACCATTGCGCCCCTCATCGTGGTGCTCATCATCTCTGCCGTAAAGGAATTGGTGGAGGATTACCGGAGAAAACAAGCCGACAATGCTCTCAACACATCCAAGGCGCAGGTTCTCCGTGGCTCGACCTTCCAGGAGACGAAATGGATCAATGTTGCTGTTGGAGATATTATTAGAGTGGAATCGGAGGAGCCTTTCCCGGCCGATCTGGTTCTTCTCGCTAGTTCAGAACCCGAAGGCCTTTGCTACATTGAGACGGCCAACCTCGACGGTGAGACTAatctcaagatcaagcaggcCCTTCCAGAGACCTCCACCATGGTTTCGCCGAGCGAGCTCAGTAGGCTGGGCGGCCGAATCAAGTCGGAACAGCCCAACAGTAGCCTGTACACATACGAGGCGACCTTGACGATGCAGACCGGTGGGGGAGAGAAGGAGCTTGCTCTTAACCCGGAACAACTACTTCTGAGAGGCGCTACACTGCGAAATACGCCCTGGGTTCACGGCGTCGTTGTGTTTACCGGTCACGAGACGAAGCTTATGCGAAACGCCACGGCCGCTCCTATCAAGCGCACAAAGGTTGAGAGGAAACTGAACTGGCTGGTCCTGTTACTGGTTGGTATTCTGCTGGTGCTGAGTATCGTGAGTACCGTGGGAGACTTGGTTCAGCGAAAGGTGGATGGCCCTGCGCTCCAATATCTTTACCTGGACTCAACAAGCACCGCTGCAGATGTCGTCAAGACGTTCTTCAAAGACATGGTCACATACTGGGTCCTGTTTTCAGCTTTGGTTCCCATCTCGCTCTTCGTCACTGTGGAGCTGGTCAAGTACTGGCATGGAATTCTCATCAACGATGATCTGGACATGTACTACGACAAGACGGACACCCCTGCGACCTGTCGAACCTCGAGTTTGGTGGAAGAGCTTGGAATGGTCGAATATGTCTTTTCGGACAAGACGGGAACCCTTACTTGCAACCAGATGGAGTTTAAGCAGTGCTCGATTGCTGGTGTTCAATACGCCGACGACGTGCCCGAGGATCGCCGTCCAACCACGATAGACGGCGTCGAAGTTGGGCTTTTCGACTACAAAGCTCTCAAGTCCAATCTCAAGGACGGACACGAGACGGCGCCTGCCATCGATCACTTCCTGTCTCTGCTCGCAACCTGCCATACCGTCATTCccgagatggacgagaagGGTAACATCAAATACCAGGCTGCATCTCCGGATGAAGGTGCTCTTGTTGCTGGTGCTGTAGAGCTTGGCTACAAGTTCACTGCTCGAAAGCCCAAGTCTGTTCTGATTGAGGCTAATGGCCAGGAATTCGAGTatgagcttcttgctgtGTGCGAATTCAACTCTACTCGAAAGCGAATGTCGACCATCTATCGATGCCCCGATGGCAAGATTCGATGCTACTGCAAGGGTGCTGACACGGTCATTCTGGAGCGTCTCAACGATCAAAATCCCCATGTCGAGGTTACTCTCCGACATCTCGAGGAGTATGCATCGGAAGGTCTGCGAACTCTGTGCTTGGCTATGCGAGAGGTGCCGGAACAGGAGTTCCAGGAGTGGTTCAAGATTTATGACGCGGCTCAGATGACGGTTGGAGGAAACCGTGCTGATGAGGTGGACAAGGCTTCTGAGATTATCGAGAAGGactttttccttcttggcgcAACCGCCATCGAGGATCGACTCCAAGATGGTGTCCCTGAGACCATCCACACGCTGCAGCAGGCCAACATCAAGGTCTGGGTGTTGACCGGAGATCGACAAGAAACCGCCATCAACATTGGTATGAGTTGCAAGCTCCTCAGTGAGgacatgatgctcttgatCGTGAACGAAGAGACGGCAGCCGCCACGCGAGACAATAtccagaagaagatggacgCTATCCGGACACAAGGAGACGGCACAATCGAGACGGAAACCCTGGCTCTGATCATTGATGGAAAATCTCTCACGTATGCGCTCGAAAAGGATTTGGAAAAGCTCTTCTTGGATCTTGCCGTCATGTGCAAGGCCGTCATTTGCTGCCGTGTGTCTCCCCTCCAGAAGGCGCTGGTTGTcaagctggtcaagaagTATCAGAAGGAGTCGATTCTCCTCGCTATCGGAGACGGAGCAAACGACGTCTCGATGATTCAGGCTGCCCATATTGGTATTGGTATTAGTGGTGAGGAAGGTCTCCAAGCTGCGCGAAGTGCCGACGTGGCCATCGCTCAGTTCAGGTATCTTCGAAAGCTGCTTCTGGTGCACGGTGCTTGGAGTTATCAGCGTGTCAGTAAGACGATTCTGTTCTCGTTCTACAAGAACATTACCTTGTATATGACACAGTTCTGG TACACATTCCAAAACGTCTTTTCTGGTCAGGTCATTTACGAATCTTGGACGTTGTCCTTCTACAACGTCTTCTACACTGTCCTACCACCTCTTGTGCTCGGTATCCTGGACCAGTTCATCTCGGCGCGTCTGCTCGATCGATATCCCCAGCTGTATGGCATGGGCCAGCAGAACTACTTTTTCAAGTTCAAGGTGTTCTCGCAGTGGATCGGCAACGCCATCTACCACTCGATCGTGCTCTACATCTGGGGTGAGCTCTTCTGGTACGgcgacctcatcctcgacgacggAACGATTGCTGGGCACTGGGTCTGGGGTACGGCCCTATACGGCGCTGTCCTGCTCACCGTCCTCGGAAAGGCGGCCCTGGTCACCAGCAACTGGACCAAGTACCATGTCATTGCCATCCCCGGCAGCATGGCGTTCTGGTacctcttcatcgccgtGTACGGTATCGTGGCGCCTATGGCAGGTGTCTCGAAGGAGTACCACGGTGTGGTGCCCAAGCTCTTTGCCAACCCCGTCTTCTGGCTCCAGACACTCAACCTGGCTGTCATGTGTCTGCTGCGTGACTTTGTGTGGAAGTATGCGAAGCGCATGTACAAGCCGCAAACATATCATCACATCCAGGAGATTCAAAAGTACAACATTCAAGATTATCGACCAAG AATGGAACAATTCCAAAAAGCTATTCGCAAGGTGCGACAAGTACAGCGCATGCGCAAGCAGCGCGGATACGCCTTTTCGCAGGCAGACGAGAGTCAAACGCGTGTGCTCCAGGCATACGACACGACAAAGCATCGTGGACGATACGGAGAAATGGccagctcaaggccatccgGGAGGTAG
- a CDS encoding Epimerase domain-containing protein, which produces MSATKKLVVCGGTGFLGSRICKYAVARGWDVTSISRSGDPRWDTITSSPSPPPWAHKVSWERGDILRPATYAPLLNGADYVVHSMGILLEADYKGAISGKESPISGLRKAFAPVRDRGVDPLQRGQGEDIKPPNPKDQFSYEIMNRDSAVTLAKHAAAANVSSLCYISAAGGAPVLPQRYISTKREAEVTIATKFPQLRGIFIRPSFMFDSSRPVTMPLAAMVGLGTAFNDLTGNYFKTFMGAAGVKPMKVETVAEAVVEALGDESVKGALEVPEIEELASKAWRKTML; this is translated from the exons atgTCTGCGACAAAGAAGCTCGTCGTCTGCGGAGGAACTGGGTTTCTGGGCTCTCGAATCTGCAAATATGCTGTGGCAAGAGGCTGGGATGTGACTTCCATCAG CCGTTCCGGAGACCCCCGATGGGACACCATCACCTCGTCCCCTTCTCCCCCTCCGTGGGCACACAAGGTCAGCTGGGAGCGCGGTGACATTCTCCGTCCGGCTACGTACGCTCCTCTGCTCAACGGCGCCGACTATGTCGTCCACAGTATGggcatcctcctcgaagCCGACTACAAGGGCGCCATCTCGGGCAAGGAGTCGCCCATCAGTGGCCTCCGGAAAGCCTTTGCGCCTGTCCGCGACCGTGGTGTCGATCCGCTGCAGCGAGGACAAGGCGAGGATATCAAGCCTCCCAACCCCAAGGACCAGTTCTCATATGAGATCATGAACCGTGACAGCGCCGTCACTCTAGCGAAGCACGCCGCGGCGGCGAATGTGAGCTCCCTCTGCTACAtctctgctgctggaggagcGCCTGTCCTTCCTCAACGCTACATCTCGACCAAGCGAGAGGCCGAAGTCACCATTGCCACCAAGTTCCCTCAGCTAAGGGGCATCTTTATCCGACCCTCCTTCATGTTCGATAGCTCGCGCCCCGTCACGATGCCACTTGCTGCCATGGTCGGCTTGGGTACTGCCTTTAACGATCTTACCGGCAACTACTTCAAGACCTTTATGGGTGCGGCTGGCGTCAAGCCGATGAAGGTAGAGACTGTCGCCGAGGCTGTGGTTGAGGCCCTGGGCGACGAGAGCGTCAAGGGCGCGCTCGAAGTGCCcgagattgaggagcttgCCAGCAAGGCATGGAGGAAAACAATGTTGTAG
- a CDS encoding Mitochondrial distribution and morphology protein 34 — protein MAFNFNWSPLTADADFYRRARDLLTKALNKSPKPPIIVDDILVSEFNLGTVPPDLEILEIGDLAEDRFRGIFKMTYSGDSFLTLKTRVQANPLNTYLYSKPTFTSPQPLAAASGLTIPLSITLSEIKLSAFIILVFSKQKGLTLVFRNDPLESLKVSSTFDSIQFVRDYLQRTIEQQLRNLMMDELPAIIHRLSLQLWCPDQANKGTETPKETEDEAGVDPLASPPLDPVDANGNLLDPNAISELTLNGSGEVKSLFSQKNLLRLAALTDSHRTLSLFTPGIRDVVFRAWTGHENRSEAPTPSIATPSLTKTYSFPAGTSTTYTFSDTGSTAHGHLPARPSLVNLNSATTGLSLGPGSRSRAGRKKKTRVVNLRRTKSEAVTPETISEASETESLNIPLSEPALDDSVPEETDGSVIAEAPTPAKVRFRSVQETGLPPLMAEFQKSQQMEPLLVSAQAPEPQNFAPAAATTGIKAGKDKAFILENQSTSSENSSVILEQAWIMKMAGEIAKRVYDEKNRQRGTWEEREDMPPPAYEAATR, from the exons ATGgccttcaacttcaactggTCGCCGTTGACGGCTGACGCCGACTTCTACCGTCGCGCGCGCGACCTTTTGACCAAGGCGCTGAACAAGAGCCCCAAACCGCCCATCATTGTCGATGATATCCTCGTCAGCGAGTTCAACCTCGGCACCGTGCCCCCCGACCTCGAGATCCTAGAAATTGGCGACTTGGCAGAGGATAGGTTCCGGggcatcttcaagatgacCTATTCTGGTGATTCTTTCTTGACGCTCAAGACAAGAGTTCAA GCCAATCCGTTAAACACGTACCTATACTCGAAGCCGACTTTCACCTCCCCTCAGCCCTTGGCCGCCGCGTCAGGCCTAACCATTCCACTCTCGATCACCTTGTCTGAAATCAAGCTTTCGGCgttcatcatcctcgtctttTCAAAGCAAAAGGGCCTGACCCTTGTCTTCCGCAATGACCCGCTCGAATCCCTCAAGGTTTCGTCGACCTTCGACTCGATACAGTTCGTTCGCGATTATCTACAAAGGACCATCGAACAGCAATTACGAAATCTCATGATGGACGAGTTGCCCGCGATTATTCACAGATTGTCCCTTCAACTATGGTGTCCCGACCAAGCCAACAAGGGAACAGAAACCCCCAAGGAGACGGAAGACGAAGCAGGTGTCGACCCTCTGGCAAGCCCCCCGCTGGACCCTGTCGACGCCAACGGCAATCTCCTCGACCCCAACGCCATCTCGGAGCTTACGCTGAATGGAAGCGGCGAGGTCAAATCCTTGTTCTCGCAGAAGAACCTGCTGCGTCTTGCTGCCTTGACAGACTCCCACCGCACCCTATCTCTCTTCACCCCCGGCATTCGCGATGTGGTCTTCCGTGCTTGGACAGGACACGAGAATCGTTCTGAGGCGCCGACGCCATCAATCGCAACACCTTCTCTCACCAAGACCTACTCGTTCCCTGCCGGCACCTCTACGACATACACTTTCTCCGACACCGGAAGCACTGCGCACGGTCATCTCCCAGCTCGACCCTCACTTGTCAATCTGAACTCGGCTACAACTGGCCTATCACTTGGACCTGGCAGCCGATCACGGGCAGgacgcaagaagaagacaagaGTGGTCAATTTGAGGCGAACCAAGTCAGAGGCTGTTACCCCAGAGACTATTAGCGAGGCCTCGGAGACCGAATCACTCAACATTCCATTGTCTGAGCCTGCCCTTGACGACTCTGTTCCTGAAGAAACAGACGGTTCTGTCATTGCCGAAGCGCCCACTCCGGCCAAGGTTCGATTCAGAAGCGTGCAGGAGACGGGCCTTCCTCCGCTGATGGCAGAGTTCCAAAAATCACAACAAATGGAACCCCTTTTGGTTTCTGCCCAAGCCCCTGAACCTCAGAACTTTGCACCTGCAGCTGCCACTACCGGCATCAAGGCAGGAAAGGACAAAGCCTTTATCTTGGAAAATCAAAGCACTAGTTCAGAGAATTCGTCTGTCATTCTCGAACAAGCTTGGATCATGAAGATGGCTGGCGAAATTGCCAAGCGCGTCTACGACGAGAAAAACCGACAACGCGGAACCTGGGAGGAGCGCGAAGATATGCCACCACCAGCATACGAAGCCGCTACTCGATAA
- a CDS encoding Inositol-pentakisphosphate 2-kinase: MSTPSLSDGQLTPTDTDPDLCFSSSEDDQLWPTAQDVAEMAIMIHGSAVPLSWSRETLKRLPPGTRPLRLVGEGAANVVFELDIPEGFSWAHEFKGWLLRVAKAPTNGQPARFNYLKQQEFYAKQITPFLKTHAIQQQLVVLRNSNIIPKLNAFLLSIDHERKEKFRGSFLSESNWGLLVEDMRVADPKNSILVEFKPKWLNQSPSAPRNAIRCRQCAMELFNFLRDPNPSRHIPERKPCPLTLANPDAPDAISSPFRFAPKLASMADNPIVRELLAKTADHQVLRDLRWLQNFADSDGPLNAKKDDPMFSLAMTVRDCTCFVQMNLGPGVAPEQRLRVRLGDFDLKDTDMKFRRWTSAEHDLIDSACYTADWILCNDRYYHPPTRCLLEWARRDLDSVNIIGIKAKDAHTHTSKGMHFPVEKLASRADLYWMTSNPTKLKALLEPYRKDKPKAAVCPFRKEPPNLRKWLSRNP; the protein is encoded by the exons ATGTCGACTCCCTCTCTGTCCGATGGACAGCTCACACCGACCGATACTGATCCCGATCTCTGtttctcttcctccgagGATGACCAACTATGGCCAACTGCTCAAGACGTGGCTGAAATGGCCATCATGATTCACGGCAGTGCTGTACCTCTATCGTGGTCTCGAGAAACTCTCAAGAGGCTTCCCCCAGGGACTCGGCCTTTGAGGCTTGTTGGCGAGGGTGCCGCCAATGTTGTCTTTGAGCTGGACATCCCCGAAGGATTCTCCTGGGCCCACGAATTCAAAG GCTGGCTCCTTCGTGTCGCCAAGGCCCCGACTAATGGTCAGCCTGCCAGATTCAACTACCTCAAACAGCAGGAGTTTTACGCAAAACAAATCACACCCTTTCTCAAGACTCACGCCATTCAACAACAGCTTGTTGTTCTCCGCAACTCAAACATTATTCCCAAGCTCAACGCCTTTCTTCTTTCAATAGACCATGAGCGCAAAGAGAAGTTCAGGGGGTCCTTCCTCTCCGAGTCTAACTGGGGTCTTTTGGTTGAAGATATGAGGGTGGCCG ACCCCAAGAATAGCATTCTTGTCGAGTTCAAGCCCAAGTGGCTCAACCAATCACCAAGCGCCCCTCGAAATGCCATACGATGTCGGCAATGTGCCATGGAactcttcaacttcctccGAGACCCAAACCCTTCAAGACACATCCCAGAGCGAAAGCCTTGTCCTCTCACACTCGCAAACCCCGACGCCCCTGACGCCATCAGCTCACCCTTTCGATTCGCCCCGAAGCTGGCTTCCATGGCTGACAACCCAATCGTACGGGAACTCCTGGCCAAGACTGCTGACCACCAAGTGCTCCGCGACTTGAGGTGGCTTCAGAATTTTGCCGACTCGGACGGACCTTTGAATGCAAAAAAGGACGACCCTATGTTTAGCCTGGCCATGACAGTTCGAGACTGCACTTGCTTTGTGCAGATGAACCTTGGTCCTGGTGTCGCCCCCGAGCAGAGGCTTCGTGTCCGGCTTGGCGACTTTGATCTCAAGGATACCGACATGAAGTTCAGACGGTGGACTTCAGCCGAGCATGATCTCATCGACTCGGCCTGCTACACAGCCGACTGGATCTTGTGTAACGACAGATACTACCATCCACCCACCAGGTGCCTCCTGGAGTGGGCCCGCCGGGATCTCGACTCtgtcaacatcatcggcatcaaggccaaggatgcgCATACCCATACCAGCAAGGGGATGCACTTTCCCGTTGAGAAACTGGCCTCGCGTGCCGATCTTTACTGGATGACGTCCAACCcgaccaagctcaaggcgtTGCTGGAGCCGTACAGGAaggacaagcccaaggcggcAGTGTGTCCATTCCGAAAGGAGCCTCC GAATCTCCGAAAGTGGTTGTCGAGAAACCCCTAG